The nucleotide window CCCCGCGCCAGGTGCTGAAAATGAACGGTTTTAATAGTTGGAGTACCGATaccagacggttttatagttgagggttaaaattagactAACACAATAGTTAAGGGGCTAAAAGTAGACTTAATCCTTGACAAACGACAATGATAATGAGGAATTGGCATGGAGCAACAAGATCTCACCGCACGAAAGATGGTCGTACTAGTAGAGGGTGGGAAGCCATTGAATCCTGATGAGCACCCTTGGAGGGCATGCAGCGGTAGCCTGGCTTTTGGCGTCTGGAGGTTTTACCGTGCACGGCGATGGGCCGAGTGTGTCCTGCAGGACGTTGTAGGTGAAACAACGTAgcgctttttttttttaaaaaaaaatgatttTATATTTTAGGAAAACTTTTCCACAAAAGTTATTTAAAAACCTTTTTCCTAAAAAAAACTATTTAAATATTTTTTAGTTGAAATATTTTTCACCAAAATTATTTGAGTAATATTTTGAAACCTCACTATGTACATGGGTGCACACGTGCAGGCGGTACGTGAAGTTATTTTTTTtacgaaagaagaattatattagataatagccGGGTACATCAATACGTTACAACTCTGGATTATATAAATATCCAGAAATTGATTTTCATCTAAACTGTACCTACACTATGAATAGCTCCAAACCTCAAAAACTAAACCTGTACGACACTTTGCACTATGGATGATTGCACAAACAAACACTTAGCAAAAGGCCTGAGAACAGACACCCAACGAACAACGGCCAACATTCATGTaggcggagttgagaaacttcttttatagtatcttccttcttctttctgccaccAAAGAATGAGGAAGACCGAACTGAAACTTATTATCCCTAGTCCTTAATCGTGTCCAGATCTAACCATGATAAAATGAAGAAgagaccggagaaaattattcGACGACAGCGATACCATCTTTGCCTTGATGTCGCCACCCAGAAATAAAAGTCTCCATGTCATACCGTTGAGGATGCTGACGCCATAGTTGTCGGCCTCATCTTCAACAGAGCCACAATGGAGAAAACGATTCCACCCTGCCCTCTCGCCGTCaccggagaggaggaggagataaaCCTAAAACCAAAAAACTTGGCATGAAGAGACCCTAACCTTAAGAACTCGATCTATTGAAAAAATTTATTAAAAACGATGTATCCCCACTTCCTTTGGTCCGCGGCGATATgccagaggagggagagggggaACCAGCAGTGACGGAGACAGGGGGCGATGGTGGCACTCCTAGTCGCGAGACGCGTGACGTAACTACGACGAGTCGGGAGGGGATCCGCGTTCTTGTTCGTAGGCAAAGTTATTCCGTACATATATTTTCTACCATTCTGGATTGTCGGATTTACTACGTAGGCTGGTGGCGCCTGGCGCACAGGGCGGTGGCGACGCGCTgagttccttgatgaacctgAGGAGCTGCTGGAACTCCGTCGCGGAAGACCCACCCTCGGCAATGTCCCGTCTCACCTGTTCCGTAAGAGCTTGCGCCGATCTCCTCATCTCGGTACACTGCATCGCTTCCCTCACCATGCTCTCCACGGTTACCCTGTCGCACACGTCCTTCATGTCCAGCCCGTTCCTCCACACGGCGGCCACGAAGCGGCTGTTGATCTGCTGGTCGGCGAAGAAGGGCCAGCAAACCATGGGCAGGCCCCCGACGATGCCCTCCATGGTCGAGTTCCACCCGGCGTGCGTCAGGAAGCACCCCACCGCGCGGTGCCGCAGCACGTCTCGCTGCGGCGCCCACGCCACGAAGCACGCCCTGCCGCCGCTCCCCGGCGAGCGGATGGCCTCTCGAACTCGGAGGGAGACGGCGTCTCCATCTCCACTCGCCTCGACCGCGTCTGGCCGGAGCACCCAGAGGAACGCGTGCCCTGTGGCGACGAGCCTGGCCAACAGCTCTTCGAACTGCTGGCTCGTGATGACGGCGAGGCTCCCCAAGCTCACGTACACGACGGAACTGTCCTCCTGGCCGTCGAGCCACGCCATGCAGCCGCCGTCCTCGTGGCATAGGCTCGTGGCGGCCGCTGGCTCCGGGAACATGGCGTGGAGAGGCCCGACGGCGAACACGTCGCGCATGTGTGGCGCTATCTGCGCTAGAGCTGACGACTCGAGGGACACGGCCGTGTTGAGTACGAGCGCCCGCGCCGTGCGGCTGTGCGCGGTGACCGCGACCACCGTTTGCAGCATGGGGTCGTCATGGTTCGTGGTGAGGTTTCGGCACTGTCTGGGGAGGTCCCGCCGCCGAAGGTAGCTCTCCATCCCCGGAACGCCAAGCACCGGCTCGTCGAGGTCCCCGCCTTCAGGGAATGGGAGCTGGCCGAGCTCCAAAAGCTTGGGAACCGACAGGTACGCCAGGAAGCTGCACGCGCTTGCCGTGCGGAAGGCGTTCGCCGGCACACCGAGCTCCTCAGGGATGTCGGTGCCGAACGGCAGCAAGCCGTCGGCGACGACGCACGTCACCGGCGGGAAGACGTCAGCGTCGGCGCTCGGCGCTTGCAGAGAGGCGAGCAGAGCGCGGTACGCGACGCTGCACTTGGTCCGCAGGGACTCCATGAGCTCCCCGAAGCCGCGCATGGAGCGCGGATGGCCATCGGGGAGGCCGTCGGGCACGGACACGAAACGGAGGTGCGGCGAACCGGGGGCCGGCGGGTCCCGTCCGAGGCGCCGGAAGTTGTAGTCAGTGTGCAGGAAGGTGACGCGGAGGCCTTCGGCGGCGAGCCCCGTGGCGAAGTGGAGCAGGCAGTTGATGTGGCCCTGCACGGGGAACGGGAACACCAGTACGTGCGGTGGCGACGCCATGCATGCCCGTGCAGCGCCAAGGACTCCGGCGAGCGCCTCCTGCGGGCTGCCTGCGAGTCTAGTAGGCACCAGCAGGCGTTCCATCCCGCCCATTGATGGCCACCCACCGATGGGCGCATCGCGGGCGGTGCAGACGTCGCATTCTTAATTCTTTATTAGTGGTAGCTGGCTCGTCGTTCTTTATCATCGTCGACGATTTGGTGTCAACCGATGGACTCATCCAGCGGCTGCACGCTGAGCTTCTTGATGGAATGAACCTGACGATCCGGCTCAAGTCCACCGCAGATGGCCCCATCGCCAGCATTGTCCAGTCTCACCTGCTTCGCAAAGAGCCTGCTGCCTCCGACGGGCGACCATGATCTGCTGATCGGTGAAGAACGGCCAGCACGCCCACAACGATGGCCTGCCTCCGACGTCGAGTTCCATCAGATGTGCGTCAGGAAGCACCCTACTGTAAGGATCTATTTCTTATTGACAAATCGCTAGAAGCTTTtggggaagaaaaagaagaactTGATATCCTCGCACTAAACCATTTTTGTGGTGAGGTGGCTGAGCGACTAAGTGAGGGGAAGGCAATGATCTATGTGATTTACAGGCTCTTCCCATGAAGAAGAAAAATTCAAAAGAGAGATCCAAAAATCCCTATAATTCTTTAAGATGAAAGATATCCTTTGGAACTGTAATGGATTTGGAGACCCAAAGAAACATAAATTTGTGATTTGGTTCTTGAAAAAAGTTTAGATTTTGTCACACTATCGGAAACGGGTAGGAGGGATTGCACTCCAAATTTCTTGAAAAACCTTTGTGGTGGTACGATTTTTTTGGCATCATAAATCTCCTCGAGGCCGGTAGGAGTTAATTTATTAAATTTTGATATTGGAGAAATTGAGGAAGGTGATTTTTATGTGAAATTTAAGTTGCTGAATAAACAGATGGTTATCAATGGGTGCTTGTGTCTGTGTATCGGGCAGCTCAGCATCAATTTAAGGAGGCATTTCTTACTGAGTTGGTACAATTATGTACTAAAGAAACCTTACCTATTCTATTAGAGCGAGGCCAATAATACAaccggcttgctggctgtaaggttctttACAGCTTTCTTTTAGCCCACTCatacagtagttagctctttacagttaatacatggcccacttgtctctctcacagactttcttggttcttgtgcccaagccagctgtaagcttacagcccgcttctcctctctctcctcccctctctcctccacctcagcatttagtcggcttacagcctgctattatacttgctcttaggtTGTGACTTTAACATCACACGTGATCCACATGAAAAGAATAGTTGCGTTACAAATGACAGATGGCCTTTCTTGTTTAACGCAATCATCGATGCTTTCAACTTAAGAGAGCTAGAACTTCTGGAAGGAAGTTCACTTGGGCTAACAACCTTCATGTTCCAACCTTCAAAAAGTTAGACAGGATTTTGTCTTGTACTGATTGGGAGCTGAAATTTCTGCATACCATTGTTCAAGCGCTATCTAGATATGTCTCAAACCACACTCTGTTTTTGAACACAAGTGAATCATCCAAAGTTAATACCATGCCTATGTTCAAATTTGAACTAGGCTGGTTGCTAAGGGATGGTTTCTTTGAGATATTCAGAGACACCTAGCAAAGTGTAAATGAAGGTCACACCGCCTTAGAGAGGTGGCAGGAAAAAAAATTTTGGCGCCTTCACCAATATCTAAGGGGATGGGCCAAAAACATAAGTGGTgcatataaaaagaaaaaaaatgttgtTAAACAAATTAGATGAATTGGACATAAAGGCAAAATCCATACTGTTGGACTGTAATGAGTTAAATCTCAAACATGTCCTTAATGATAGACTAGCAGAGCTTTTATGAGAGGAAGAATTAAAATGGTTCCAGCGAGCAAAAGCTAAAAAACTTTTAAAAGGTGATCACAATACAAAATATTTTCATTTAGTGGCTAATGGAAAACATAGAAAATCTTGTATTTTCCCATTGAAGCAAGAGGAAGGTGTAATCTGCAGTGACATAGAACTCAAAAAGTATATCACAAAATACTATAAGAAGTTGTTTGGTCCAGCGCATAGCAACTCGATGTCGATGGATGAGTCATACTGTAATGATATTCCTCAAGTTTCATATTTGTAAAATGAGATGTTACTAGCTGTTGGTAtatattaacgcacacagaataatccgtaAGCGCACGGATATCGATGTAACACTTCACCAGAAAGTATTCCAGAATATCGAACTTAaagaaacgtgtgtgagaataactaagtctaacttaacccggagtagcaacaagacttgagATAACAGGAGTATAAATGAGATCGCTAAGGTCTTCTAATTCTAATTTCGGTAAACTATGTCTTCTactgttcaattctagggatattactaaggaaaacacaTGCAGATCATGTTTTCTATAGTAAACAGGTCTTGCTCAGCCGACAAACggaaggtggactacaaaggactcaacgaggctataagagtcaccctcgcaagCTACCACCGATAcagaatatagggtacatccacgagtaactgagtctaaacaccacgcttacactacgaatactactttaacccagaagcaacaaggattaaagtactaaaaagagtcgcaaacctaaagaacaatataaacaagatgcttacttgaattagaagttgattaccagagaaatctcaaaagcaagctcaagaagaacttgattccgctagggtacaagccgtagagagagcaccgacaggccgacacttcctccaaactcttctctcacactctatctctctatttctaatacaagactagatcctaacttGAAGGACTAattttctcttgattgctagctctgatcctagtagagatatgaattagggtttctgcaTTTTAGAACTCAGGATCATTTCCTTCAGGAGGGGGTGTAGggagatatatatagggagaTACATCAATTCtgaacccttggatcaaaccgacttaaaacaaCAGCGCAGATTTGATCTTTGAGGCGGTGGAGAGCCGACGTAACAAgaaggggctgacatgtggggctcatAGGCCgaccggcctacaggtggggccgactggccccacatgttagtggctCAGGGTCTGCTTCGGTGATTtatcttctggagtcttctagagtcttcccacataagTACCATCGCGGATAAACATGATTTTGTTTGATGAATAGGTGCTCCTTGacgattttctgattaaatcctgctgaaaatatagattcaccaaaactcatgaaaaatatcagtttaaacccctaagtctatgttgatgatccattttagtcatttatgcaaggtatatcGACAGTTTATGATGATTgtttaactaccgtcaacaaactcccccacacttagactTTTATTCGTCCtcaataaaaggatggattacttaagacaaccttgggacaagacatcaacataaaatcaTTCCTAGTCATGCATGCTCTGCAGGATTCaatgtgtctaccatgaaactttggacggttgaagaatggaacaactTAAATcatatcaccatcttccttcaatcaagtcaattggagaaatcttttaagattttgaaaacaaaacatagcttaccttctccttttgtggcACTCTCAAAACAtagcagattgatgttgctgcaaactaatagcaataagaacatcagcaagatcggtaacttaatgaatctacccgaaggacgccacccttaggtagagccgataacttgaccttaatctaattcgagcagtggaggtcgaacttaaccgatgcagctatacttgaactagataagagtcgataactagcttatactagagttcgcagtggaggtcgaacttaatcgatgtagccgtacaaatggaagtataagccatgacggtacttacagataagtcggAGGTCGACCAGACCGATGTAgccttgcttgttgaagaactcaccgagatctactctactcctactcctaagggttggcacggtgccaaaaaaagtaacttgtattgattgattggatgccttttacaatagccagggtccaatatttatatacCCAAaatctaagcatgaatcctacttaagtacgactcattacaatctttggcatgagagaaaacattcctaatttaagataacttagaccctaatcttttcctttttgtagagtctgacatatttTTCCGACACCAACCGTAGCTTTTTGTCGTTACCTGCTGGCGTCATCTGAAGAGAGttgattccagtgctgcatttgaatcagctaatatcgacctttatgcaatcgattccttgatgacacgatcttgggagcttcgagttcccgcattcttctccctaaatttttgtgtaaacaagatttgtaagtggtctaacaatatgtgaaaaatcttttataaaacgGCGGTAAAACcccgcatgaccaagaaaactatggATCCCTTTGATATATACGGGAGGATGTAATTGTTCAGTTACTTCTATTTTaactctatctacctcaatccctcgttcggacatcaagtgtccaagcactatgacttctctaaccatgaaatgatattttttccaattaaggactaagtgcttttcttcacatctttgcaaaaccctatctaaattttcaagacaatcatcaaaagttttttcataaaaagaaaattcatccatgaaaacttccatgatttcttcaattatatcaaaaaatatagacatcatgcatctttgaaaagaaatTGGAGCAATACATAGTCCAAAAGATATTCTATGATAAGTATAAGTTCCAAATGgatatgtaaaggtggttttgctttggtcatcaagatggatcgatatctggtgataacctgaatacccatcaaggaaacagaagaaagagtgatttaccagttgctccaacatttcatcaatgaagggcaacggaaaatgatctttctttgttgccttgttaagttttcggtagtctatacacatccaccatcctatGACAGTTCTTTGAGGGAttagttcattcttttcatttttaacaacagtcatgcctccctttttaggcacaacttgaatagggcttacccactcactgtaCAGAACATGATAGATAATCCCGGCATGCAAGAGTTTTagaacctctttcttaacaacctctctcatcgtaTTATTAAGCCTACGTTATGGCTCCCTAAAAGGTATAGAATTAGGATCTGTAGGGAtgtgatgggtgcaaagagcagggctgattcccttaaggtcttggagtaaGTAGCCAAAGgcagagcgatgcttttctaagacagttagcaagCAAAGGGATTCTTtctgagaaaagcatatctaagactagaaggcaggggtttaagtTCAATGGCGAGCTTAGGTGGTTCCGTCAATTCATCTAAAGGTTCAGGCTCTATGGAATTttcatcttcctcttcgatgaagaactaggcatcatcttcaaggttgaaTTTGATCAAAACATCAAGAGACGCAACCTTAACCTCGTCCATCAGGTCTTGCTCGAGAAATGGCTCAGTCTCAGTATTTAGAGAGTGAGTGATAGGTAGagaaagtttaaagtttttcctAAGGCTAATTTTCAATTTTTCTGTTTGTCCTTCTtgaataagtctttcaattggttctCCTATCAACATGTCAaactccatgatatcaaagatataaaaaCTTAAATGAACCATGGTTTCTTTTACttagatagggaggacatataTTATTaccaaacttgggagaatgtatCCTGAAAGGTTTTTCAACAATTTTGTTGTTGGAGTCAATGGCATGTCttttaataaatcatgagcaaaggatgcaaacatgatattaacacacacaactggattataaagagcatcgaaaggagctttgTTAATTTGGCAATGAATGGAAATAAAAGGTGAATCTAgacgaatcacatcagaggaaagctctgattcttctaaccattcgtTGCTTAGTATGGAtactagctctttcgtagtctttttaaAGAAAGTTTCCACAGA belongs to Miscanthus floridulus cultivar M001 chromosome 4, ASM1932011v1, whole genome shotgun sequence and includes:
- the LOC136550168 gene encoding myricetin 3-O-rhamnoside 1,2-glucosyltransferase UGT709G2-like, which codes for MGGMERLLVPTRLAGSPQEALAGVLGAARACMASPPHVLVFPFPVQGHINCLLHFATGLAAEGLRVTFLHTDYNFRRLGRDPPAPGSPHLRFVSVPDGLPDGHPRSMRGFGELMESLRTKCSVAYRALLASLQAPSADADVFPPVTCVVADGLLPFGTDIPEELGVPANAFRTASACSFLAYLSVPKLLELGQLPFPEGGDLDEPVLGVPGMESYLRRRDLPRQCRNLTTNHDDPMLQTVVAVTAHSRTARALVLNTAVSLESSALAQIAPHMRDVFAVGPLHAMFPEPAAATSLCHEDGGCMAWLDGQEDSSVVYVSLGSLAVITSQQFEELLARLVATGHAFLWVLRPDAVEASGDGDAVSLRVREAIRSPGSGGRACFVAWAPQRDVLRHRAVGCFLTHAGWNSTMEGIVGGLPMVCWPFFADQQINSRFVAAVWRNGLDMKDVCDRVTVESMVREAMQCTEMRRSAQALTEQVRRDIAEGGSSATEFQQLLRFIKELSASPPPCAPGATSLRSKSDNPEW